DNA sequence from the Cercospora beticola chromosome 8, complete sequence genome:
ATATGAGACCATCTTGAATCATCACCAAATTGTTCATCGCGGCGTGGATAGTACAAGCCTCCCTTTTCCCACGTTGGATGTAAGTGCTGATCAGCAAAATTGAGCAACTGGTGCAATTCTGGTCGCCCGAGCTCGGACAACCATTGAGCAACGTAGCCGAGTGTTGGCGCCGTGTAGGGGATCGGTGACGCCGGAGCAGCTTTAGCTCTTTCTTTGGCATCTTTCAAAGTATTCTTGTCCGGTGGCACCTGTTCTTCAGTCACCATTGTCCTGAACGCATCTGCGACTGCTGTTGGATTCAACTGAAGCTCGTTGTCGAAATTTGTGATGTAGCCCAAAGCTTGCGCTTCATAGAGGCCTTCCACGAATTCTGGTCTCCAGGCATGCATGAAAGCATTTGCCCATGCTGTGAATGCCAGGCCACGTGCTGGCACTGTGGTGTCTTGTTTCTCGAGCCAAGCATCGGGATACAAAGATCCAGCTCCTACCATACCCTTCTGCTCCCACGCTGCCAAGTATTTGGGAAGAAGCTCCTCAGTCACACGTGTGCCATGACGAACATCGTTGTAACGCATAGCGATGATGGGGAATTGATTGCACACGACGAAGACCATGTTCGGCTCACAGCATACCCCCACATATCGGTTACGCTCCATTTCCCGCAGAATGGCTTGTTGCAAACTTGTGGTGTCGTAGCTGAAGCGCTCCGGGCCCAGACCGAAGAACAGAGGATTCCAGTCAAACACCAAGGATTCTGGTTTCTCGTattcgtcgtcatcgaagAGCATCGCATACATACTGATCATAAGCAGTAGGTGTCCCGAGTACCTGAACTGCTGTCAGCTAGAAGACACATCACCACCTTGTATTGACATACATGATGTTTTCTCGCACGACAGGGTCAGCCCATGGTTTGCGGAGCTCTTTGAGGTCCGGATCCGTGACAGTCCCACCAAGACTTGTATTGAACCAGTAGCCCCAAACCGCACGATTCAGCATCTTATGAATCAATTGTCGAAAGAGGGCTTTGTACGGACTTCGCAGTATCGGCTGGTGATGGAAATGGGCCGCTCCTGCAGCATATGCCATTGTCGCAATCTGGAATCGGTATGCATCAAGAAACTCCTGCAAGGGTTCTTGACTGCCCATGTGGTTCCAGTCTCCATCGAGCTGCGATGCGAGGTTATGGAAATGCCGTATGTGCCCAAGTTGCTCCCGATTGAGCTTCGGGTATTTGGTGAGATCGAGCTTCAACATGGTCATGATCAGTCTTACTCCTAGTCACAGGGATATGCTCATGTGTAAGAACGACACAGAGAGGTAGGACCTTATATGATGAGATCGCTAGCTTCGTTCCCTCGCGGACGTAGTGTCCTTCCGGCCATGAGGAACTTCAAACCCGGCCGGAGAACCGGACTTTCATGAAGCAGGGCTCCGGTGATGCAGCCATACTTCAGAAGCCTCCCCAGAAGAGTGTTGAAGAAGAGCCCGTCGCGGCAGACCCTGGAGAGAAGTGACCAGGGGAGCGTAAGATGCCGTGCCAAGACCAGGGCTTTGTGGTACGCGTCCGAGTTATATGCTCTTCATTCGTGAACATGCTGGAGTGGCCGCCTACTTCGTGCAGGCTAAGGCATCTCACGGCAATTCCAGTGCCGTCGCCGGTTCTCGAACGTGCATGAGGCGCTCCTTGATGCCCGCTGTACGTACTATCGTGACTTACGGACTTCCGGGAAGACGACAACTCGTTCCGCTGCAGGTGACACAATCTGATTCGGAATCAGTGATGGACTCTGACTCCCGATGGGCGCCGGAAAGTCTGCAATGCTCGGCATACGGGCGTGTGTGTGATGATGGAGGATGCTGGACTCTAGACGCGTGAAGTCAGACAGCAACGCTCTGATGTCTTGGCACTCAAAGCTTCGccacctctccttctccttcctcggCCTTTCGTACTTGATCATCAATCATGCTGCCACTTCTTTCTTTGAATCAACAGATCGCATGATGCAGTGGACCTCTGTAAAGAGAGCACTGATAGTGCAGGCCACAGTTGGCCCACAGCGTCCGAAAGTCGTCTTGCGGAGCATCGACGACCAGGTTTTTCTGCGAAGAACAAAGGGGCAGAAGCGACCTTGACAGTGGGGAAGTCAAAGAGATTTGTTTTTGGAGCCACAGAACGACTTCTACTGCACGCATTTTCTACATTGCTTGTCTCTGTTGCCATTCGGTGACGTGCACAAGACGCTCACTGCTTCGGAAAGCCTCGACTGAGTGCCACCAGTGTCAGACGAGCAGTAACAGATCCCGAACGAACAAAGAATGACCTGGCTGCACATTTGACCAACCAGCCACAACGCGGTCCCTCTACGAAGCTCACGACTCTCGGCTCAGGCGTTGAGGTTGAAAGCCAAGACGTATATTCAACCTACACAAAATGCATCAAATGTAGGCGTTGAAGAGTCCTTAACCATGTCGCTGATGGCTGGCTTGTAGTGAACAGAAATGCGCACTTCGTCATCAAAGATATGCTGTCTCGGCAAATGCTCTTTCGAAACGACTGACGACCTTGTGAATCGATCGAACTGGGACATCGATCTGAAGGAAGATATCCTGCACTACTTCCACGACTCCAGTTTCTCCAATTGCCCCGCCAGAGATGCATTGCGGCGGATGCCTCGATGGCAGCTGGGAATTACGCTACGATCAAAGACAATGTTATTGTTCAACGGCATCGACACAAAGAATGTGGGCCTGAAGCACAAAGCTCTTGATGGCTAGGCAAAGTGAACAATGGCATGTAACGTGTCGAGCATTCActtctcgtcttcgttgCCAGATACAAATACTTCTCTACCCTTTGCACATTCAGCTCGCCAGACAAATCTTCGACTTCAATCTCCCAGCTCACTCATCTCGGCCAAACACACCATCCTCGTCTCAAGATGGACAACATCCCTATCACGAACACACCGCCAAACACTCCGATGTCAGACTCGGGACCCACCCTCTTCGAGTGCGTTGTTTGCACCGACGAATGCCAATGGCCATCAACTCTCGAGATCTTCGGGCACTGCATGTGCAAAGAATGTTTCGACAGGGGCATGAAGCCTCAATTCGAAAACCATCTCAAGAACGAGTTTTGCGCACCCAAGTGGGAAGGCGATCTGATCAATCTCGATTCCGTCAAAGCTAACTTTACACCAGAATTTATTCGAGAGTACAAACTGAAGATGGACGAATATGCTGTGTTCCCCAACCGCCGAATCTACTGCGCTGGTCGCAATGGTGAGCACTGTGGAGCTTTCATCGGATCGAAAGATGAGATgcctgcagctgcggcaTGCCTAAAGTGCGGCGCACTGACTTGTGCTGAATGCAGTTCGAGCCTCAATCCACGTGCTTTATACAAGCATCACTGCCaagagcagaaggagaatacaTCGGCCATGGATGGTCTGCAGAGGGGCAAAGATTTCCAAACCTGCCCAGAATGCGCTACACCATGTGAACTGATGGATGGCTGCAACCATATGACATGCGAATTGACAGCATGCGGTTGCGAATTCTGCTTCATCTGCGGCGAACACGCCATGGAAGGTCAAGGGCATTGGGACGTCGGCAAGCCATGTCCGAAGTACAATCACCCGGACGATGGCAATGCAATGTTCGAGCCCCCTGGGCTAGCTGGGATACCGCTGGGCGGTGACCCCAATGAGTGGCCCGTTCACCCTGACGATGGCAATGCAATGTTCATGCCTCCTGCGATACAGTGGGACCGCTGGCCCAATCACCCTGATGGGCTACCGGCCGATCCCTTCCTTGACTGGCCTGAGACTCAAGACATTCAGCAAGCTGATGCCGACATGGACATTCTGATGACCGAAGTCACCCGCGACGAGAACGATCGACGCGTGTTGAACGACCCTGGGCAGCCAGAAGCGATCCTGCGACGTGTTGATCGCCAGAAGTTGGACGAGATCCAATCTGCTGTACTCAGCGTTCTTCAAGTCACAGCACACCAGGGGCAGGTGCAACCTTGGATGCCCATGCTTGTGGACTTCATCTCAATTCTGTCGCCTCTGCTCCAGATATACACTCTGCAGAGCTCACCAGAAGAGGTGCGACAAGCGTGGACAAGATACCGGCAGGCTATAGCAGCTGACCTAGACCGCACCGTCACGATTAGGAATATTCCTGAAGTAATGCGCCGCTTTCCAGATCTTTTGCCCATCATCAACAGATGGCAGCTCACAGATTCCGGCGCAGAAGGATGGCAAGAGCAGTTCCGACTCCAACTGATTGAGAAGCAGCGGGTTCAAGCTATCCAACAGGAAGTCGACGGGCTACTCTTCGCAATGCAGAATCGTTGAACAACTCTCTGACGCTTTCCTAGGATACAGAATGAAGCCGTAGCTAACAACATGACAGCGCATCCTGCTCGGAATTTTGTCTCTTGGTCGTAAGTAATGCAGTCTAAACAACATCAAATATCAGAAACACACTGCACCTCAATCTCAAACAACGTCTCTTTACTCCACAAACTATCCACTCCCAACAAAGAATCCGGCG
Encoded proteins:
- a CDS encoding uncharacterized protein (antiSMASH:Cluster_6), which translates into the protein MTMLKLDLTKYPKLNREQLGHIRHFHNLASQLDGDWNHMGSQEPLQEFLDAYRFQIATMAYAAGAAHFHHQPILRSPYKALFRQLIHKMLNRAVWGYWFNTSLGGTVTDPDLKELRKPWADPVVRENIMYSGHLLLMISMYAMLFDDDEYEKPESLVFDWNPLFFGLGPERFSYDTTSLQQAILREMERNRYVGVCCEPNMVFVVCNQFPIIAMRYNDVRHGTRVTEELLPKYLAAWEQKGMVGAGSLYPDAWLEKQDTTVPARGLAFTAWANAFMHAWRPEFVEGLYEAQALGYITNFDNELQLNPTAVADAFRTMVTEEQVPPDKNTLKDAKERAKAAPASPIPYTAPTLGYVAQWLSELGRPELHQLLNFADQHLHPTWEKGGLYYPRRDEQFGDDSRWSHMDPFTGNAAIGYARLNVPNGQKIMWDEPWTTQTLQQRPCIDGLHFGQGADFVRAIYDEVERFALLTVKSWDGHKHKIAPVFKNLAGGTWNVYIDGHSVASHEVPEGGEIALEVEVTEVDMDVAVVLNDSHRTETDVGSASRPKHGEANETKL
- a CDS encoding uncharacterized protein (antiSMASH:Cluster_6) — its product is MDNIPITNTPPNTPMSDSGPTLFECVVCTDECQWPSTLEIFGHCMCKECFDRGMKPQFENHLKNEFCAPKWEGDLINLDSVKANFTPEFIREYKLKMDEYAVFPNRRIYCAGRNGEHCGAFIGSKDEMPAAAACLKCGALTCAECSSSLNPRALYKHHCQEQKENTSAMDGLQRGKDFQTCPECATPCELMDGCNHMTCELTACGCEFCFICGEHAMEGQGHWDVGKPCPKYNHPDDGNAMFEPPGLAGIPLGGDPNEWPVHPDDGNAMFMPPAIQWDRWPNHPDGLPADPFLDWPETQDIQQADADMDILMTEVTRDENDRRVLNDPGQPEAILRRVDRQKLDEIQSAVLSVLQVTAHQGQVQPWMPMLVDFISILSPLLQIYTLQSSPEEVRQAWTRYRQAIAADLDRTVTIRNIPEVMRRFPDLLPIINRWQLTDSGAEGWQEQFRLQLIEKQRVQAIQQEVDGLLFAMQNR